The Conexivisphaera calida genome includes a region encoding these proteins:
- a CDS encoding Ig-like domain-containing protein: MHGLNSWLRSILALSLIAMLLFSAIPHQPPPVATPARAMTDPATGYILNFTETGLPSGTLWYVTVNGTVYSNSNEGTMTPYIALTLAPDEYYNYNVSGPEGFNATPSSGSLQLSGNKTVQITFTQNGLPFSVTFEEVGLYYNTTHWSVTFDGREITSTNYTITFTGVGNGTYQWIVDSSNVSTGPGTYYAPEIISGNLTVPNQLTVVVKYDQYSRVLVAPNDPEFGSTSPSGWHWYRESPAPTTLNISASPLNGSYFTRWTFNGPGMVANYSAEDTTMTVYGPGVETAEFVTNVTLQSAGLPSNASPQPGWWWYATIYRTSSGEELGNTLSNLGSYDSLRAYGNQSVSFLATNGTYRYVISAANINGTYYSPVTINGTIDVQSSSPTYTVQFKPGVPVTLNDTGLPGGTSWSIEVNDSTYNLRAGEAETIYLPPGEMLSYEILPVVGYDIQNQSGTMVLPYAPSNYTVNFYPASPVGRISSEYSGYFYSGIPVENVFGFNGSWGSAAPTGVYGQIGASTMWFEQTSSGMWVSNQFDMGSLSSNTTLEVYVTYANQSVLNYTYPVQVIHSPWWLTNLSSSDAVTMSISQPYQQWNNSYCINFTSVLDTGSQLTVNVDAGLVSGSYQVVPNIPFTLTLSSAGTAELSSTINPGEISVDLGSATVQVSGSFGIKGSFAASQGTLVWESASVELKMDTMAQTSVPLASVGIPGTDMNVGFNLQIGFGPDFTLILHLVPTSNGQYEITPGVPIEVSNTTLGLGATISLYVNAQVKEGIDWASVAGGGSLTFMQYMSTPPFVDLGGDITGTVSIKATIVDVQYTVWSTSGTIYTWGTVPDPSQNNATVGYVQTYFNGSDYSSITWMNGSWSGPMVTDVYPMTSISTSPGPSGDYLLYTYYNVSRGPSNPLSAVGLVVGADRNTSSISMPAYGEYQSFNAQVFQLPNGTPLLLWDGVPYGEINVSNISSVDRILVQGSALEGGAWSPPFNVTSSGVANDYSYSDGYVLAAVAPNISYYNRTTIQEYALGDGAPLLSIPVHNVSNIDYFNHELSYAILRFDNSSYASLDLSTGSVTPLVAPGNGTILQVGAAENTTQLYYELVSSPSMPGDELYLYNATSGSMIYSQGVPQDAYPATFIYGGDAYSALVTRADPHGIDVYMVNLGTGTGFLYRQIPDNSSSYVAASSEFGKLYIYSLDQYGNITEPLYNVTSFIVPLPPPPPSLGLSYNGSSIGVSWSVPDAGLYNVTSVEVYAGNGSTGQPLGTFNGSAGSLSYPVNSSGDYWFTAYSLSPFGESSSSSSHMGMYWANFSEGGLPSGATWTVRVAGTSSYGQAISTSRTTSAGSMELLLPPGLYTFYASSSTGYTARPGSGSMNLGPPGFSSRISFSPPTYTVTFSETGLTSGAGWWVEFDGANGSSTSGTIQFTGVTAGTYGWEAASVVYTGPWIRYLASTSSGYMSVPTATSQVISYAEQFHVSANSTYGGTVSAVGGWYGVNSTVPITATASPGYRFYEWSSSSPSISIANASSPSTTMKVGGPGTVTALFIQVLQSTVSISPASGAPGTTVSVSGSSFYPNSTVTVYYDGTSVGSVTASAAGSFSTSFTVPSLPNGTYTIEAIDSYGDSATASFAESTMPVQGAAVNSTSSTVYIENGTAMINATSSVGVSITILNASVPDNYPVSVSESMLSGVPANVTPTTVKASGYYDVRVVGLTAGIVLVNITNPYISPGANVTLEYWNGSTWVGASDITVSGHTVSGYISVQYLSGTPIAVIVTYTVTFSETGIPSGTPWSVTFNGATESSSTGTIAYAGVPPGNYSWSAQSIVPVSQSERASSTGSASGTLDLTSNAQVSVPYVVQYAVSFESIPGNGGTTYPNETEWVNVGSGIQVQATPAHGYRFVGWATNTNYSVSFENASAPYTTATVNSAGVIAAEFKQIPSYTLEYAIAAAVVIAVVVAALERARRRHRIGASS, translated from the coding sequence ATGCATGGTTTGAATTCGTGGCTCAGGTCGATTCTCGCCCTCTCATTGATCGCCATGCTGCTCTTCTCCGCGATCCCCCACCAGCCGCCCCCGGTGGCGACGCCCGCCCGCGCGATGACTGACCCCGCGACAGGTTACATTCTGAACTTCACCGAGACCGGATTGCCCAGCGGGACCCTATGGTACGTAACGGTGAACGGGACCGTGTACAGCAACAGCAACGAGGGCACGATGACCCCGTACATCGCGCTGACCCTCGCCCCCGACGAATATTACAACTACAACGTGAGCGGGCCCGAGGGGTTCAACGCGACGCCGTCGAGTGGGAGCCTGCAGCTCAGCGGGAACAAGACTGTGCAGATAACGTTCACACAGAACGGGCTCCCCTTCAGCGTGACCTTCGAGGAGGTCGGGTTATATTACAACACGACTCACTGGAGCGTCACGTTCGACGGGCGTGAGATCACCTCCACCAACTACACGATAACATTCACCGGCGTGGGCAACGGCACCTATCAATGGATCGTGGACAGCTCGAACGTGTCCACCGGCCCGGGTACCTACTACGCACCGGAGATTATCAGCGGGAACCTGACCGTGCCGAACCAGCTGACGGTCGTCGTCAAGTACGATCAGTACAGCCGCGTGCTGGTCGCGCCGAACGATCCGGAGTTCGGGAGCACCTCGCCCTCGGGCTGGCACTGGTACAGGGAGAGCCCCGCGCCGACCACGCTCAACATATCCGCCTCTCCACTCAACGGCTCCTACTTCACCAGGTGGACCTTCAACGGGCCGGGGATGGTGGCGAACTACAGCGCCGAGGACACCACAATGACCGTGTACGGGCCGGGTGTCGAGACCGCGGAGTTCGTGACGAACGTCACCCTGCAGTCCGCGGGCCTTCCGTCCAACGCATCGCCGCAGCCCGGATGGTGGTGGTATGCCACCATCTATCGCACGTCTTCCGGCGAGGAGCTCGGGAACACGCTCTCCAACCTGGGATCCTATGACTCGCTCCGCGCCTACGGAAACCAGAGCGTGTCGTTCCTCGCCACGAACGGCACCTACCGCTACGTGATAAGCGCTGCGAATATCAATGGTACCTACTACTCACCGGTGACCATCAATGGCACCATAGACGTCCAGAGCTCGAGCCCCACGTACACGGTGCAATTCAAGCCAGGGGTTCCGGTCACTCTGAATGACACAGGGCTTCCCGGGGGCACCTCCTGGTCCATAGAGGTGAACGACAGCACTTACAATCTCAGAGCTGGCGAGGCTGAGACCATCTACCTTCCTCCCGGGGAGATGCTCTCATACGAGATCCTACCCGTGGTCGGATACGACATACAGAACCAGTCAGGCACGATGGTACTACCGTATGCCCCATCGAACTACACGGTGAACTTCTACCCCGCATCCCCCGTGGGAAGAATAAGCTCCGAGTATTCGGGTTACTTCTACAGCGGAATCCCCGTGGAGAACGTCTTCGGATTCAACGGATCCTGGGGATCGGCCGCGCCCACCGGGGTCTACGGACAGATCGGGGCATCTACCATGTGGTTCGAGCAGACCTCGTCCGGCATGTGGGTCTCGAACCAGTTCGACATGGGGAGCCTGAGCTCCAACACCACGCTGGAGGTGTACGTGACTTACGCGAACCAAAGCGTACTCAACTACACGTATCCGGTGCAGGTGATACATTCGCCCTGGTGGCTGACCAACCTCTCTAGCTCCGACGCCGTCACGATGTCGATCTCGCAGCCCTACCAGCAGTGGAACAACAGCTACTGCATCAACTTCACGTCCGTGCTGGACACCGGCTCCCAGCTGACCGTGAACGTCGACGCCGGCCTGGTGAGCGGGAGCTACCAGGTGGTGCCGAACATACCGTTCACGCTCACCCTGAGCTCCGCCGGGACCGCGGAGCTCTCGTCCACGATAAACCCGGGCGAGATATCCGTCGACTTGGGGTCCGCCACCGTCCAGGTCAGCGGCAGCTTCGGCATAAAGGGCAGCTTCGCCGCGTCACAGGGGACGCTCGTCTGGGAGAGCGCCTCGGTGGAGCTTAAGATGGACACCATGGCCCAGACCAGCGTCCCCCTGGCCAGCGTAGGGATCCCCGGCACCGACATGAACGTGGGGTTCAACCTCCAGATCGGATTCGGCCCCGACTTCACGCTGATACTGCACCTGGTGCCCACGTCGAACGGACAGTACGAGATAACGCCCGGAGTCCCGATAGAGGTGTCCAACACCACCTTGGGGCTTGGCGCGACCATATCGCTGTACGTCAACGCGCAGGTGAAGGAGGGCATAGACTGGGCCAGCGTCGCGGGCGGCGGGAGCCTGACGTTCATGCAGTACATGAGCACGCCGCCATTCGTCGACCTGGGCGGCGACATTACGGGTACTGTGAGCATAAAGGCGACGATCGTGGACGTGCAGTACACCGTCTGGAGCACGTCCGGAACTATATACACGTGGGGGACCGTGCCCGATCCATCGCAGAATAATGCCACGGTCGGATACGTCCAGACGTACTTCAACGGGAGCGACTACAGCTCCATCACGTGGATGAACGGCTCCTGGAGCGGCCCCATGGTCACAGATGTGTATCCGATGACGTCGATCTCAACCTCGCCCGGTCCATCGGGCGATTACCTGCTCTACACCTACTATAACGTCTCCCGGGGGCCATCAAATCCGCTGTCGGCCGTAGGACTCGTCGTGGGAGCGGACAGGAACACTTCGTCCATCTCCATGCCGGCGTACGGCGAGTATCAGTCCTTCAACGCCCAGGTGTTCCAGCTGCCAAACGGGACGCCGCTCCTTCTCTGGGACGGCGTGCCCTACGGCGAGATCAACGTATCGAACATATCGTCCGTGGACCGCATACTAGTTCAGGGATCGGCGCTGGAGGGCGGTGCGTGGTCCCCACCGTTCAACGTGACCTCCTCTGGCGTGGCGAACGACTACTCCTACAGCGACGGCTACGTGCTCGCGGCGGTGGCGCCCAACATATCGTACTACAACCGCACGACGATCCAGGAGTACGCGCTGGGCGACGGCGCGCCGCTGCTGAGCATACCCGTCCACAACGTATCCAACATAGACTACTTCAACCACGAACTCTCGTACGCAATACTCAGGTTCGACAACTCGAGCTACGCCTCCCTCGACCTGTCCACGGGATCCGTCACGCCGCTCGTAGCCCCGGGCAATGGGACGATACTCCAGGTCGGCGCCGCAGAGAACACGACCCAGCTCTACTACGAGCTCGTCTCCTCCCCATCGATGCCGGGCGACGAGCTCTACCTGTACAACGCCACCTCAGGATCCATGATCTACTCGCAGGGGGTTCCGCAGGACGCCTATCCGGCGACGTTCATCTACGGCGGCGACGCCTACTCGGCGCTCGTCACCAGGGCGGATCCCCACGGAATAGACGTCTACATGGTGAACCTGGGGACGGGGACGGGCTTCCTCTACAGGCAGATCCCGGACAACTCGTCCTCATATGTGGCAGCGTCCAGCGAGTTCGGCAAGCTCTACATATACTCGCTCGATCAGTACGGGAACATCACGGAGCCGCTCTACAACGTGACGTCATTCATAGTACCGCTGCCGCCCCCGCCGCCATCGCTCGGCCTCTCATACAACGGCTCCTCGATAGGGGTCAGCTGGTCCGTCCCGGACGCCGGGCTCTACAACGTGACGTCGGTTGAGGTCTACGCGGGCAACGGCTCCACCGGCCAGCCGCTGGGGACGTTCAACGGCTCCGCCGGGTCCCTGAGCTATCCGGTGAACTCCTCCGGCGACTACTGGTTCACCGCGTACAGCTTGAGCCCCTTCGGCGAGTCGAGTAGCTCATCGTCGCACATGGGGATGTACTGGGCCAACTTCAGCGAGGGCGGCCTGCCGTCCGGCGCCACTTGGACCGTGAGGGTCGCGGGGACGTCCTCCTATGGCCAGGCGATCTCGACGTCCCGCACGACTTCCGCCGGGAGCATGGAGCTCCTCCTGCCGCCGGGCCTCTACACTTTCTACGCGTCCTCGTCCACGGGGTACACGGCGAGGCCGGGCTCGGGGTCCATGAACCTCGGCCCGCCCGGGTTCAGCTCCCGCATATCGTTCTCGCCGCCCACCTACACGGTGACGTTCTCCGAGACTGGACTGACGTCGGGCGCCGGATGGTGGGTCGAGTTCGACGGCGCGAACGGGTCGTCTACCTCGGGCACGATCCAGTTCACCGGCGTGACGGCCGGCACGTATGGCTGGGAGGCAGCCTCGGTCGTCTACACTGGGCCATGGATCAGGTACTTGGCATCGACCTCGAGCGGATACATGTCAGTGCCGACGGCGACCTCACAGGTGATATCGTACGCGGAGCAATTCCACGTCTCGGCCAACTCCACCTACGGCGGCACGGTCAGCGCGGTCGGCGGATGGTACGGCGTCAACTCCACGGTGCCGATAACCGCGACGGCATCTCCGGGATACAGGTTCTATGAGTGGTCGTCCAGCAGCCCGTCCATATCGATTGCAAATGCGTCATCGCCCAGCACAACCATGAAGGTGGGCGGTCCGGGGACCGTGACGGCGCTGTTCATACAGGTCCTCCAGTCCACGGTATCGATAAGCCCCGCGAGCGGAGCGCCCGGGACCACCGTATCGGTCTCCGGGTCCAGCTTCTACCCCAACTCCACCGTGACCGTGTACTACGACGGGACGAGCGTTGGGTCCGTGACAGCATCAGCGGCCGGATCCTTCTCCACGTCCTTCACGGTGCCATCGCTGCCGAACGGAACCTACACAATCGAGGCGATTGACTCGTACGGCGACTCGGCCACCGCATCCTTCGCCGAGTCCACGATGCCCGTCCAGGGGGCGGCCGTCAACTCCACCTCATCCACGGTGTACATTGAGAATGGCACCGCCATGATCAACGCGACGTCCAGCGTGGGCGTGAGCATAACGATACTCAACGCATCGGTGCCGGACAATTATCCGGTGTCGGTCAGCGAATCGATGCTGAGCGGAGTCCCCGCGAACGTCACCCCTACCACGGTCAAGGCATCAGGGTACTATGACGTCCGCGTCGTAGGTCTCACCGCGGGGATTGTGCTGGTCAACATAACGAATCCATACATATCGCCAGGGGCGAACGTCACGCTCGAGTACTGGAACGGGAGCACATGGGTGGGCGCATCCGACATAACCGTGTCAGGGCACACCGTGAGCGGGTACATATCGGTGCAGTATCTCTCCGGCACCCCCATAGCCGTGATAGTGACGTACACTGTGACGTTCTCCGAGACTGGAATACCCTCCGGGACACCGTGGTCGGTGACGTTCAACGGCGCCACCGAGTCATCGAGTACAGGGACGATCGCGTACGCGGGAGTTCCGCCCGGGAACTACTCGTGGAGCGCACAGTCGATAGTGCCGGTGTCGCAGTCCGAGAGGGCATCCTCCACGGGCAGTGCATCGGGCACGCTGGATCTAACGTCGAACGCCCAGGTATCTGTGCCGTACGTGGTGCAGTACGCGGTGTCGTTCGAGTCCATACCGGGCAACGGGGGAACCACGTATCCAAACGAGACCGAGTGGGTGAACGTCGGATCTGGGATACAGGTACAGGCGACGCCGGCGCACGGATACAGGTTCGTGGGATGGGCCACCAACACCAACTACAGCGTATCGTTCGAGAACGCGAGCGCCCCATACACGACGGCCACAGTTAACTCGGCCGGGGTGATAGCGGCTGAGTTCAAGCAGATCCCATCGTACACGCTGGAGTACGCGATAGCTGCAGCGGTGGTGATAGCGGTCGTCGTCGCGGCGCTGGAGCGCGCGAGGAGAAGGCATCGGATCGGCGCCAGTTCTTGA
- a CDS encoding MBL fold metallo-hydrolase: MESGALGRVIEVKVPIPIPLRYVNVYAVECGGEYALIDSGMASFNSAHALYKGLRSSGVDPRRISRVYITHFHADHATMAPLVHEVSGADLFIGRRELEATRNLDVEWVLDALRDGYRRHGAPEGLLDALVGRHPISGTAGMYRELASIGLRPVDDGERLPCGLTARSTPGHTPGHVVYVGYGAAFTGDHLLPGITSNVSWFPMEGFDALGEYMRSLRSLADMGLGRAFPGHGDGGISDVRGRAEEVLRHHAERLEEVLRALDGPSTAYEVASRIRWSIGSFDALDPYNRIFALGEALSHLVHLEAAGEVEEVGDAPVRWRRIRANRSRARRNTFS, encoded by the coding sequence AGGTGCCGATACCGATACCGCTGAGGTACGTCAACGTCTACGCGGTGGAGTGCGGGGGCGAGTACGCCCTCATCGATTCCGGCATGGCGTCGTTCAACTCGGCGCATGCGCTCTACAAGGGGCTGAGGAGCTCTGGCGTGGACCCGCGCAGGATCTCCAGGGTCTACATCACCCACTTCCACGCGGACCATGCAACGATGGCGCCCCTGGTGCACGAGGTATCGGGCGCGGACCTGTTCATAGGGAGGAGGGAGCTCGAGGCCACCCGCAACCTGGACGTCGAGTGGGTGCTCGACGCGCTGCGCGATGGATACAGGAGGCACGGGGCGCCGGAGGGACTGCTGGACGCGCTGGTGGGAAGACATCCCATAAGCGGGACCGCCGGGATGTACCGCGAGCTGGCCTCCATCGGGTTGAGGCCGGTGGACGACGGGGAGAGGCTGCCGTGCGGGCTCACGGCGCGCTCGACGCCCGGGCACACCCCGGGACACGTTGTATACGTGGGCTATGGCGCCGCGTTCACCGGCGACCACCTCCTCCCCGGCATAACATCCAACGTATCGTGGTTCCCCATGGAGGGATTCGACGCGCTCGGGGAGTACATGAGGAGCCTCAGGTCGCTCGCGGACATGGGCCTGGGGCGCGCGTTCCCGGGGCACGGCGACGGCGGCATATCGGACGTGAGGGGACGCGCGGAGGAGGTGCTTCGCCACCACGCGGAGAGGCTGGAGGAGGTACTGCGCGCGCTTGATGGACCATCCACCGCATACGAGGTCGCCTCAAGGATCAGGTGGAGCATAGGCTCGTTCGACGCGCTGGACCCCTACAACAGGATATTCGCGCTCGGCGAGGCGCTCTCGCACCTGGTGCACCTGGAGGCGGCGGGGGAGGTGGAGGAGGTCGGGGACGCGCCGGTGCGCTGGCGCAGGATCCGAGCGAATCGATCCCGGGCCCGACGGAATACTTTTAGCTAA
- a CDS encoding class II fumarate hydratase, whose translation MSYTERSRDLFLETGTRFPRDVIWAMGAVKMAAARANRALGVMDPAMAKAIEAAASEVMDGSRDGEIVVDVFQTGSGTGLNMNVNEVISRRASEILGSKVHPNDHVNMSQSSNDVVPTAMRVAAVRASIARAIPALRGLSSALRDLSSRTTSIYKSGRTHLRDALPVTMGQEFGAYAFAFSRDADTLEAALARARELPLGGTAVGTGLNAPEGFAEAAIAELSSIAGVEFRTSPDRFASMRLLTDLVGVSAALRSVALDLMRLSQDLRLMFSGPMTGLNEIDLPNQAEIAGSSIMPGKTNPVTVESCLQASAQVMGLDHTVQLAGMLGEFELSMGIPVAGYDVSLEISLISEAASKLTKVVEGVVPNVERARRYAESSPSLITVISPVIGYERAAEVGKRLAKGLSIRDALRELGFDDRAIDGLLDLGRLVRPGIPARSSS comes from the coding sequence ATGAGCTACACGGAGAGGTCCAGGGATCTCTTCCTGGAGACCGGGACCAGGTTCCCCAGGGACGTGATATGGGCGATGGGCGCGGTCAAGATGGCGGCCGCCAGGGCGAACCGCGCCCTCGGTGTAATGGATCCGGCTATGGCCAAGGCAATAGAGGCTGCGGCATCCGAGGTCATGGACGGCTCGAGGGATGGAGAGATAGTCGTGGACGTCTTCCAGACGGGGTCCGGGACCGGGCTAAACATGAACGTGAACGAGGTGATCTCCAGGAGGGCGTCCGAGATCCTTGGATCCAAGGTGCACCCGAACGACCACGTGAACATGTCCCAGTCCTCTAACGATGTTGTGCCGACTGCGATGAGGGTCGCTGCCGTCCGCGCGTCCATCGCCCGCGCGATCCCGGCCCTCCGCGGCCTCTCCTCCGCGCTCCGCGATCTCTCCTCGAGGACCACGTCCATCTACAAGTCCGGGAGGACCCACCTGAGGGACGCCCTCCCCGTCACGATGGGGCAGGAGTTCGGCGCCTACGCGTTCGCGTTCTCCAGGGACGCGGACACGCTGGAGGCCGCGCTGGCCCGCGCCAGGGAGCTCCCGCTGGGCGGGACCGCCGTGGGGACGGGGCTCAACGCGCCCGAGGGGTTCGCGGAGGCGGCGATAGCGGAGCTCAGCTCGATCGCCGGCGTCGAGTTCCGCACGTCCCCGGACAGGTTCGCCTCCATGAGGCTGCTGACGGACCTCGTGGGCGTGAGCGCGGCGCTCAGGTCGGTTGCGCTGGATCTCATGAGGCTCTCGCAGGACCTGAGGCTCATGTTCTCCGGGCCCATGACGGGGCTTAACGAGATAGACCTGCCGAACCAGGCCGAGATAGCCGGGAGCAGCATAATGCCGGGTAAGACGAACCCCGTCACGGTAGAGTCATGCCTCCAGGCCTCTGCGCAGGTGATGGGGCTCGACCACACCGTCCAGCTGGCCGGCATGCTCGGGGAGTTCGAGCTCAGCATGGGGATACCAGTCGCCGGCTACGACGTCTCGCTGGAGATCTCGCTGATCTCGGAGGCGGCCTCGAAGCTGACGAAGGTCGTCGAGGGGGTCGTGCCGAACGTCGAGAGGGCACGGAGGTACGCGGAGAGCAGTCCCTCCCTGATAACCGTCATCTCCCCGGTCATAGGGTACGAGAGGGCCGCGGAGGTCGGGAAGAGGCTGGCAAAGGGACTCTCGATAAGGGACGCGCTCAGGGAGCTCGGGTTCGACGATCGCGCGATAGACGGGCTCCTGGACCTCGGGAGGCTGGTGAGGCCCGGGATCCCCGCGAGGAGCTCCAGCTGA
- a CDS encoding cupin domain-containing protein, protein MPDKIVKVSFSDAPQYEAAKHFGVATFRLQHKDLSGVRSFWVGLSYFLPNGGAEMESSSAERVYVVISGTVTVTSEDGKEYTLGPMDSIYIPPGVKRSILNKGKEPAAMLVIVSPNQGQGQSQGAGAGQGSK, encoded by the coding sequence ATGCCCGACAAGATAGTCAAGGTATCGTTCTCGGACGCACCACAGTACGAGGCCGCGAAGCACTTCGGCGTCGCAACCTTCAGGCTCCAGCACAAGGACCTGAGCGGCGTCAGGAGCTTCTGGGTAGGCCTCAGCTACTTCCTGCCCAACGGCGGCGCGGAGATGGAGTCGTCGAGCGCCGAGAGGGTGTACGTGGTTATCTCGGGGACAGTGACCGTGACATCGGAGGACGGGAAGGAGTACACCCTGGGGCCCATGGACTCCATCTACATACCTCCCGGGGTAAAGCGCAGCATACTGAACAAGGGGAAGGAGCCGGCCGCCATGCTGGTCATAGTGAGCCCGAACCAGGGACAGGGACAGAGCCAGGGAGCGGGAGCCGGCCAGGGCTCCAAGTGA
- a CDS encoding Lrp/AsnC family transcriptional regulator, with the protein MAKAFILINTDTGTEDQVLSELKKIPGVTEAYTIYGVYDLIAKVEADTLDKVKEIVSSRIRRLEHVRSTLSMMVVEP; encoded by the coding sequence TTGGCGAAGGCATTCATACTGATAAACACGGACACGGGGACTGAGGACCAGGTCCTCTCCGAGCTGAAGAAGATACCGGGCGTGACGGAGGCGTACACGATCTACGGGGTCTACGACCTGATAGCTAAGGTCGAGGCTGACACGCTGGACAAGGTGAAGGAGATAGTCAGCTCCCGCATAAGGAGACTGGAACACGTCAGGTCCACCCTGAGCATGATGGTAGTGGAGCCCTGA
- a CDS encoding helicase-related protein, with product MEDRERGRGQGRGQEYVQHPLVKPRTVEYREYQVNIARAAYGRNALVVLPTALGKTVISALVVAEVLYRRRGSRVLVMAPTRPLVAQHMRSFRSILKLGEGDAAMLTGRTPPEDRVAVWRGGARIVFSTPEVVRNDALEGRLDLGSFALLVFDEAHRAVKEYAYTEIAREYVSRSAYPMILAMTASPGANPERMEEVCRNLYVEALEYRDEEDPDVRPYVHPVDVRWRRVRLPPIYEEISSMIHSMLRRRVERLRAMGARVDPEHVTRRALIELGEELRYALEAESVEEERSRLFEVLMNQSVALTLFHMLELAETQGIHTLRAFVDRMEEDDKRTHAILMGDPGFAALRELVRSVDAEHPKLLELRDLVSAQLSSNPSSRILVFTQYRDTVAHAAEVLAGVPGVRVGTFVGQASRGGVRGMSQEEQAEAIAALERGDVNVMVSTSIAEEGLDIPAVDHVVFYEPIPSEIRYIQRRGRTGRRAPGKVTILAAEGTLDEVYLYASTARAKRMRRVMGELKAALRPMLRTEPPPEDPMTEEELRRLDEATGAAAEAEAEEGPAVAATARREERRVSREAARAARRIYSLLLEAGEEGMGREEALMRAAEEGIEEAVAEAALERLVKGRMATRRGDSYVASSAARAAESGEAGREVEIEKVLPGSAVVIVDGKWRARLEPGDFNGPRELIRRGSRFVASVYLYRSGGVLRIRVKEVVRRIR from the coding sequence TTGGAGGACCGGGAGCGTGGACGTGGACAGGGACGGGGGCAGGAGTACGTCCAGCATCCCCTCGTGAAGCCGAGGACGGTCGAGTACAGGGAGTATCAGGTGAACATAGCCAGGGCCGCCTACGGGAGGAACGCGCTCGTCGTCCTCCCCACCGCCCTCGGGAAGACCGTCATCTCTGCGCTCGTGGTGGCGGAGGTCCTCTACAGGCGCAGGGGCTCCAGGGTCCTGGTGATGGCGCCCACCAGGCCGCTCGTGGCGCAGCACATGAGGAGCTTCAGGTCCATCCTGAAGCTGGGGGAGGGGGACGCCGCCATGCTGACCGGGAGGACTCCCCCCGAGGACAGGGTGGCGGTCTGGCGCGGAGGCGCCAGGATCGTGTTCTCGACCCCGGAGGTCGTGAGGAACGACGCGCTGGAGGGGAGGCTGGACCTCGGCTCGTTCGCGCTACTGGTGTTCGACGAGGCCCACAGGGCCGTGAAGGAGTACGCCTACACGGAGATAGCGAGGGAGTACGTGTCCCGCTCCGCGTATCCGATGATACTGGCCATGACCGCGTCCCCCGGTGCGAACCCCGAGAGGATGGAGGAGGTCTGCAGGAACCTGTACGTGGAGGCGCTGGAGTACAGGGACGAGGAGGACCCCGACGTCAGGCCCTACGTGCACCCGGTGGACGTCAGGTGGAGGAGGGTGAGGCTTCCCCCGATCTACGAGGAGATCTCGTCGATGATACACTCGATGCTCAGGAGGAGGGTGGAGAGGCTGCGCGCGATGGGGGCGAGGGTGGACCCGGAACACGTGACGAGGCGGGCGCTCATAGAGCTGGGGGAGGAGCTCAGGTACGCGCTGGAGGCGGAGAGCGTGGAGGAGGAGCGCAGCAGGCTCTTCGAGGTCCTGATGAACCAGTCGGTCGCGCTCACACTCTTCCACATGCTGGAGCTGGCGGAGACGCAGGGGATCCACACCCTGAGGGCGTTCGTGGACAGGATGGAGGAGGACGACAAGAGGACGCACGCGATCCTGATGGGGGATCCCGGGTTCGCGGCGCTGAGGGAGCTGGTCCGCTCGGTGGACGCGGAGCACCCGAAACTGTTGGAGCTGAGGGATCTGGTCTCCGCGCAGCTCTCGTCCAATCCCTCCTCCAGGATCCTGGTCTTCACGCAGTACAGGGACACGGTCGCGCACGCGGCGGAGGTGCTGGCGGGGGTCCCGGGGGTGAGGGTCGGGACGTTCGTGGGCCAGGCCTCGAGGGGAGGAGTCAGGGGGATGAGCCAGGAGGAGCAGGCCGAGGCGATAGCGGCCCTGGAGCGCGGGGACGTGAACGTCATGGTCTCCACGTCGATAGCGGAGGAGGGGCTGGACATACCTGCGGTGGACCACGTCGTGTTCTACGAGCCCATACCGAGCGAGATACGCTACATACAGAGGAGGGGGAGGACCGGGAGGAGGGCGCCCGGGAAGGTCACGATACTGGCCGCGGAGGGTACCCTCGATGAGGTATACCTCTACGCGAGCACGGCCCGCGCCAAGAGGATGAGGAGGGTCATGGGGGAGTTGAAGGCGGCGCTGCGCCCGATGTTGAGGACTGAGCCTCCGCCCGAGGATCCCATGACGGAGGAGGAGCTCAGGAGGCTGGACGAGGCGACCGGGGCCGCGGCGGAGGCGGAGGCGGAGGAGGGACCCGCCGTCGCGGCGACGGCACGGAGGGAGGAGCGCAGGGTATCGAGGGAGGCGGCCAGGGCGGCCAGGAGGATCTACTCCCTGCTCCTTGAGGCCGGGGAGGAGGGTATGGGGAGGGAGGAGGCGCTGATGAGGGCCGCGGAGGAGGGGATCGAGGAGGCTGTGGCGGAGGCCGCGCTCGAGAGGCTGGTGAAGGGCAGGATGGCCACGAGGAGGGGTGACTCGTACGTCGCGTCGTCGGCCGCGAGGGCGGCGGAGTCCGGGGAGGCCGGGCGCGAGGTGGAGATTGAGAAGGTGCTGCCGGGCTCGGCGGTGGTGATCGTGGACGGGAAGTGGAGGGCGAGGCTGGAGCCGGGGGACTTCAACGGGCCCAGGGAGCTCATAAGGAGGGGATCGAGGTTCGTGGCCTCCGTCTACCTGTACAGGTCCGGAGGGGTCCTGAGGATCAGGGTGAAGGAGGTAGTCAGGAGGATCAGGTGA